In Leishmania donovani BPK282A1 complete genome, chromosome 35, the following are encoded in one genomic region:
- a CDS encoding NADH-dependent fumarate reductase, putative, protein MSRVAPSVNRVVIIGSGLAGQSAAIEAAREGAKEVVLIEKEARLGGNSAKATSGINGWGTAVQKAAGVHDSGELFEKDTFVSGKGGTCRPELVRTLSDHSAEAIEWLSSFGIPLTAITQLGGASRKRCHRAPDKPDGTPLPIGSTIVRALENYIRTNLSGTVLIETNARLISLIHSKEGGVEVVQGITYATQTGRGEEQTRELQARAVILATGGFSNDHTPNSLLQQYAPQLSSFPTTNGVWATGDGVKAARELGVKLVDMDKVQLHPTGLLNPKDPNAKTLFLGPEALRGSGGVLLNKNGERFVNELGLRSVVSQAIIAQNNVYPGTESRRYAYCVLNDAAADAFGRSSLNFYWKKMGLFSEVADVAALAALIGCPEETLMHTLSEYEKISSGRKPCPKSGKEVFPCVLGTQGPYYVALVTPSIHYTMGGCLISPAAEILDEQMHPILGLFGAGEVTGGVHGGNRLGGNSLLECVVFGRIAGRQAARHLGTAVS, encoded by the coding sequence ATGTCTCGAGTAGCCCCTTCAGTAAACCGGGTCGTCATCATCGGCAGCGGACTTGCAGGGCAGTCCGCAGCGATCGAGGCCGCCCGCGAGGGCGCTAAGGAAGTTGTCCTCATTGAGAAGGAAGCGCGGCTGGGCGGCAACAGTGCCAAGGCCACGTCTGGCATCAACGGCTGGGGCACGGCAGTGCAGAaggccgccggcgtgcacgacagcggcgaaCTCTTTGAAAAGGATACGTTCGTCTCTGGCAAGGGTGGCACCTGTCGGCCAGAGTTGGTGCGGACGCTGTCCGACCACAGTGCAGAAGCCATCGAGTGGCTCTCTTCGTTTGGCATCCCGCTGACCGCCATCACGCAACTCGGCGGTGCGAGTCGCAAGCGCTGCCACCGTGCCCCAGACAAGCCGGACGGGACTCCGCTGCCGATCGGTTCCACGattgtgcgtgcgctggagaACTACATCCGCACAAACCTGTCCGGCACCGTGCTCATCGAAACCAATGCGCGTCTCATCTCACTGATACACAGTAAGGAGGGCGgcgtggaggtggtgcaaGGCATCACGTATGCCACGCAAACTGGAAGAGGCGAGGAGCAGACTCGCGAACTACAGGCCCGTGCCGTCATTCTCGCCACGGGCGGCTTCTCGAACGACCACACGCCCAActcgctcctgcagcagtaCGCGCCGCAACTGTCGTCCTTCCCCACCACCAACGGTGTATGGgccaccggcgacggtgtAAAGGCGGCACGTGAGCTGGGCGTAAAGCTGGTGGACATGGAcaaggtgcagctgcacccgACCGGTCTGCTGAATCCGAAAGACCCGAACGCCAAGACACTATTCCTCGGCCccgaggcgctgcgtggcTCCGGTGGCGTGCTGCTGAACAAGAACGGCGAGCGCTTCGTGAACGAGCTGGGCCTGCGCTCCGTCGTGTCGCAGGCGATTATCGCGCAGAACAACGTCTACCCCGGCACAGAGAGTCGCCGCTACGCGTACTGCGTACTGAacgacgcggctgctgacGCGTTTGGTCGCAGTTCGCTGAACTTCTACTGGAAAAAGATGGGGCTCTTTTCTGAGGTTGccgacgtcgccgcgctTGCGGCTCTCATCGGATGTCCGGAAGAAACCTTGATGCACACGCTCTCCGAGTACGAGAAGATCTCCAGCGGCCGAAAACCGTGCCCGAAGAGTGGAAAAGAAGTGTTCCCTTGTGTGCTGGGTACTCAAGGGCCCTACTACGTTGCCCTCGTCACGCCGTCGATCCACTACACCATGGGTGGCTGCCTCATCTCACCTGCAGCAGAGATCCTGGATGAGCAGATGCACCCGATTCTTGGTCTCTTTGGCGCTGGCGAGGTGACGGGCGGCGTGCACGGTGGCAACCGTCTCGGCGGCAACTCGCTGCTGGAGTGTGTCGTGTTCGGTCGCATTGCTGGGCGTCAAGCTGCACGCCACCTCGGCACAGCGGTGTCTTAG
- a CDS encoding NADH-dependent fumarate reductase, putative, with protein MADGKTSASVVAVDAESAAKERDAAARAMLQDGGVSPVGKAQLLKKGLVHTVPYTLKVVVADPKEMEKAAADAEQVLQAAFQVVDTLLNNFNENSEVSRINRMPVGEEHQMSAALKHVMACCQKVYNSSRGAFDPAVGPLVRELREAAHKGKTVPAEHVNDLLSKCTLNASFSIDMNRGMIARKHADAMLDLGGVNKGYGIDYIVERLNSLGYNDVFFEWGGDVRASGKNQSNQPWAVGIVRPPALADIRTVVPEDKRSFIRVVRLNNEAIATSGDYENLIEGPGSKVYSSTFDPASKNLLEPTEADMAQVSVKCYSCMYADALATAALLKNDPAAVRRMLDNWRYVRDTVTDYTTYTREGERVAKMLEIATEDAEMRAKRIKGSLPARVIIVGGGLAGCSAAIEAANCGAQVILLEKEPKLGGNSAKATSGINAWGTRAQAKQGVMDGGKFFERDTHRSGKGGNCDPCLVKTLSVKSSDAVKWLSELGVPLTVLSQLGGASRKRCHRAPDKSDGTPVPVGFTIMKTLENHIVNNLSRHVTVMTGITVTALESTSRVRPDGVLVKHVTGVRLIQASGQSMVLNADAVVLATGGFSNDHTPNSLLQQYAPQLSSFPTTNGVWATGDGVKMASKLGVTLVDMDKVQLHPTGLLDPKDPSNRTKYLGPEALRGSGGVLLNKNGERFVNELDLRSVVSQAIIAQDNVYPGSGGSKFAYCVLNETAAKLFGKNFLGFYWNRLGLFQKVDSVAGLAKLIGCPEASVMATLKQYEELSSKKLNPCPLTGKNVFPCVLGTQGPYYVALVTPSIHYTMGGCLISPSAEMQTIDNSGVTPVRRPILGLFGAGEVTGGVHGGNRLGGNSLLECVVFGKIAGDRAATILQKKSTGLSTTEWSTVVLREVREGGVYGAGSRVLRFNMPGALQRTGLALGQFIGIRGDWDGHRLIGYYSPITLPDDVGVIGILARADKGRLAEWISALQPGDSVEMKACGGLIIERRFADRHFFFRGHKIRKLALIGGGTGVAPMLQIVRAAVKKPFVDSIESIQFIYAAEDVSELTYRTLLESYEKEYGSEKFKCHFVLNNPPAQWTDGVGFVDTALLRSAVQAPSNDLLVAICGPPIMQRAVKGALKGLGYNMNLVRTVDETEPTSAKI; from the coding sequence ATGGCGGATGGAAAGACCTCTGCATCTGTGGTGGCGGTCGACGCCGAGAGCGCGGCAAAGgagcgcgacgcagccgcccgCGCGATGCTGCAGGACGGCGGCGTTTCACCAGTCGGAAAGGCTCAGCTGTTAAAGAAGGGCCTCGTGCACACGGTTCCGTACACCCTCAAGGTCGTCGTGGCGGACCCcaaggagatggagaaggccGCAGCAGATGCGGAGCAAGTGCTCCAGGCTGCCTTCCAGGTGGTCGACACCCTCCTCAATAACTTCAACGAGAACAGCGAGGTGTCCCGCATCAATCGAATGCCGGTCGGTGAGGAACACCAGATGTCTGCGGCTCTGAAGCATGTGATGGCCTGCTGCCAGAAAGTCTACAACTCGTCGCGCGGCGCCTTCGACCCCGCCGTCGGTCCCCTCGTCCgagagctgcgcgaggccgcACATAAGGGCAAgacggtgccggcggagCACGTCAACGACCTCCTCAGCAAGTGCACGCTGAACGCTAGCTTCTCCATTGACATGAACCGTGGCATGATCGCCCGCAAGCACGCGGACGCGATGCTGGATCTTGGTGGTGTGAACAAGGGCTACGGCATCGACTACATCGTCGAGCGCCTCAACAGCCTCGGCTACAACGACGTCTTCTTCGAGTGGGGCGGTGATGTGCGTGCCAGTGGCAAGAACCAGTCGAACCAGCCCTGGGCCGTCGGCATCGTGCGCCCGCCCGCTTTGGCGGACATTCGCACTGTGGTGCCGGAAGACAAGCGGTCCTTCATCCGGGTGGTGCGCCTCAACAACGAAGCCATCGCCACCAGCGGTGACTACGAGAACCTCATTGAGGGCCCCGGCTCCAAGGTGTACTCGTCGACCTTCGATCCGGCGTCCAAGAACCTGCTGGAGCCAACCGAGGCGGACATGGCACAGGTCTCCGTGAAGTGCTACAGCTGCATGTACGCCGATGCCctggccaccgccgcgctcctCAAGAACGACCCGGCGGCCGTCCGCCGCATGCTGGACAACTGGCGCTACGTGCGCGATACCGTCACCGACTACACCACCTACACTCGTGAGGGCGAGCGTGTCGCCAAGATGCTCGAAATCGCTACGGAGGATGCGGAGATGCGCGCGAAGCGCATCAAGggctcgctgccggcgcgcgtGATCATCGTTGGTGGAGGTCTGGCCGGTTGCTCGGCCGCGATCGAGGCGGCCAACTGTGGCGCGCAGGTGATtctgctggagaaggagccaAAGctcggcggcaacagcgccaAAGCAACGTCCGGCATCAACGCCTGGGGAACCCGTGCGCAGGCGAAGCAGGGCGTCATGGACGGCGGCAAGTTCTTTGAGCGCGACACACACCGCTCCGGCAAGGGTGGCAACTGCGATCCGTGCCTCGTCAAGACGCTATCTGTAAAGAGCTCCGACGCGGTGAAGTGGCTGTCCGAGCTGGGCGTGCCGCTGACGGTGCTGTCGCAGCTCGGCGGCGCGAGCCGCAAGCGCTGTCACCGCGCACCAGATAAGTCGGACGGTACCCCGGTCCCGGTGGGCTTCACCATCATGAAGACCCTGGAGAACCATATCGTCAACAACCTCAGTCGCCATGTTACTGTGATGACGGGCATTACTGTGACAGCGCTGGAGAGCACGAGCCGTGTCCGCCCTGATGGCGTCCTTGTGAAGCACGTGACGGGCGTCCGCCTCATCCAGGCCAGCGGGCAGTCCATGGTGCTGAACGCCGACGCTGTCGTTctcgccaccggcggctTCTCGAACGACCACACGCCCAActcgctcctgcagcagtaCGCGCCGCAACTGTCGTCCTTCCCCACCACCAACGGTGTATGGGCCACCGGTGATGGCGTGAAGATGGCGAGCAAGCTGGGCGTGACGCTGGTAGACATGGAcaaggtgcagctgcacccgACCGGTCTGCTAGACCCGAAGGATCCGTCGAATCGCACCAAGTACCTTGGCCccgaggcgctgcgtggcTCCGGTGGCGTGCTGCTGAACAAGAACGGCGAGCGCTTCGTGAACGAGCTGGACCTGCGCTCCGTCGTGTCGCAGGCGATTATCGCGCAGGACAACGTCTACCCCGGGTCCGGCGGCAGCAAATTCGCGTACTGTGTGCTGAATGAGACCGCGGCGAAGCTCTTCGGCAAGAATTTCCTCGGCTTCTACTGGAACCGCCTCGGTCTCTTCCAGAAGGTGGATAGCGTCGCTGGCCTGGCGAAACTGATTGGCTGCCCTGAGGCGAGTGTGATGGCAACCCTGAAGCAGTACGAGGAGCTCTCCTCCAAGAAGTTAAACCCCTGCCCGCTGACTGGCAAGAACGTGTTCCCTTGTGTGCTGGGTACTCAAGGGCCCTACTACGTTGCCCTCGTCACGCCGTCGATCCACTACACCATGGGTGGCTGCCTCATCTCGCCCTCGGCGGAGATGCAGACCATAGACAATAGCGGTGTGACCCCCGTTCGTCGTCCGATTCTTGGTCTCTTTGGCGCTGGCGAGGTGACGGGCGGCGTGCACGGTGGCAACCGTCTCGGCGGTAACTCGCTGCTAGAGTGTGTCGTGTTTGGCAAGATCGCCGGCGACCGCGCGGCCACGATTctgcagaagaagagcacgGGGCTATCCACGACGGAGTGGTCGACCGTGGTGCTGCGTGAGGTGCGCGAGGGTGGCGTGTACGGTGCGGGctcgcgcgtgctgcgcttcaACATGCccggcgcgctgcagaggaCTGGCCTTGCTCTTGGTCAGTTTATCGGCATTCGCGGTGACTGGGACGGCCACCGACTGATCGGCTACTACAGCCCCATCACGCTTCCGGACGATGTCGGTGTGATTGGCATCCTCGCCCGTGCCGACAAGGGCCGCCTGGCGGAGTGGATCTCTGCCCTGCAGCCTGGAGACTCGGTGGAGATGAAGGCGTGCGGTGGCCTTATCATCgagcgccgcttcgccgaCCGCCACTTCTTTTTCCGTGGCCACAAGATTCGCAAGCTCGCCCTCATCGGTGGCGGCACGGGTGTCGCGCCGATGCTGCAGATTGTGCGGGCTGCGGTGAAGAAACCCTTCGTGGACTCGATTGAGAGCATTCAGTTCATCTACGCCGCCGAGGACGTATCAGAGCTGACGTACCGCACGCTGCTTGAGAGCTACGAGAAGGAGTATGGCTCTGAGAAGTTCAAGTGTCACTTCGTTCTCAACAACCCTCCTGCTCAGTGGACCGACGGCGTCGGCTTCGTTGATACCGCTTTGCTACGCTCCGCCGTGCAGGCGCCGTCCAACGACCTTCTGGTGGCCATCTGCGGTCCGCCGATCATGCAGCGTGCGGTCAAGGGTGCCCTCAAGGGTCTCGGCTACAACATGAACCTCGTGCGCACGGTGGATGAAACAGAGCCCACCTCGGCCAAGATTTGA
- a CDS encoding oligosaccharyl transferase subunit, putative, whose product MGKKGNLLGDSGSAATASPPANMILLPKTPIDTKDFIGIFSFPFWPVRFVVTVVALFVVGASCFQAFTVRMTSVQIYGYLIHEFDPWFNYRAAEYMSTHGWSAFFSWFDYMSWYPLGRPVGSTTYPGLQLTAVAIHRALAAAGMPMSLNNVCVLMPAWFGAIATATLAFCTYEA is encoded by the coding sequence atGGGCAAGAAGGGAAATTTATTGGGCGACTCCGGCTCTGCGGCAACCGCATCTCCACCGGCGAATATGATTTTGTTGCCCAAAACGCCAATAGATACGAAAGATTTCATCGGCATCTTTTCGTTTCCTTTCTGGCCAGTACGCTTCGTCGTCACGGTGGTGGCACTCTTCGTCGTAGGCGCCAGCTGCTTCCAAGCCTTCACGGTTCGCATGACCTCCGTTCAGATTTACGGATACCTGATCCACGAGTTCGACCCGTGGTTCAACTACCGCGCTGCCGAGTACATGTCCACGCACGGCTGGtccgccttcttcagctGGTTCGACTACATGAGCTGGTACCCGCTGGGCCGCCCTGTTGGCTCCACCACGTACCCGGGCCTGCAGCTCACTGCCGTCGCCATTCACCGCGCactggcggctgccggcatGCCGATGTCTCTCAacaacgtgtgcgtgctgatgccggcgtggtttggcgccatcgccaccgctaCTCTGGCTTTTTGCACGTACGAAGCC